A stretch of the Simiduia curdlanivorans genome encodes the following:
- a CDS encoding ornithine cyclodeaminase family protein: protein MKIISAEQINNALNYPDLIDHLDQGFSRPFNMPKRQVFNINPGTENKDAFAVLPAWNEDYLAVKAFTYFPSNYRHNKSALHSNILLFNRSHGEPLALLEGASLTHWRTAAVSALASRYLSNPDASRLLLLGTGNLAPHLIAAHLSVRPIDSVIIWGRNTDKAQALATGLSEKFRRVNFSVHLDVKPAAQDSDIIVAATASPAPVLYGNWVAPGTHVDLLGNHNADQRECDSELIGKAQVFVDSKVNVLNEAGELLIPIHEGVFSEQAILAELSQLCNKSIAGRQSLSPITLFKSVGTAISDLLAAQYVFEKLS from the coding sequence ATGAAAATAATTAGTGCAGAGCAGATTAACAATGCCTTGAACTACCCAGACCTGATTGACCACTTGGATCAGGGATTTTCTCGTCCATTCAACATGCCTAAACGCCAAGTGTTTAATATAAACCCCGGCACAGAAAATAAAGATGCTTTTGCGGTGTTACCGGCGTGGAATGAAGACTATCTGGCGGTAAAAGCTTTTACCTACTTTCCCAGCAACTACCGCCACAATAAATCCGCTTTGCACTCAAATATACTGCTGTTTAATAGAAGCCATGGCGAACCGCTAGCCTTGCTCGAAGGCGCAAGTTTAACTCATTGGCGCACAGCGGCGGTATCGGCACTTGCATCGCGCTACCTCTCCAATCCGGATGCATCACGGCTGTTATTGTTAGGCACGGGAAATCTTGCGCCACATTTGATTGCGGCACACTTAAGTGTTAGGCCCATAGACTCAGTCATTATTTGGGGCCGTAATACCGACAAAGCGCAGGCGTTGGCCACAGGGTTAAGCGAAAAATTTCGCCGCGTTAACTTTAGCGTGCACCTCGATGTGAAACCCGCCGCTCAAGACAGCGATATCATCGTTGCAGCTACAGCGAGCCCTGCACCGGTTTTGTACGGCAATTGGGTTGCCCCTGGCACCCACGTGGATTTACTCGGCAACCACAATGCAGACCAGCGCGAATGCGATTCGGAACTGATTGGCAAAGCGCAGGTTTTTGTCGACAGCAAAGTGAACGTTTTGAACGAAGCCGGGGAACTTTTGATTCCCATTCACGAAGGCGTATTCAGCGAGCAGGCGATCTTGGCTGAGCTAAGTCAATTGTGCAATAAGTCTATCGCTGGCCGGCAATCACTAAGTCCTATCACACTATTTAAAAGTGTTGGCACCGCAATCAGCGACCTATTAGCTGCGCAATACGTATTCGAAAAGCTTAGCTAA
- a CDS encoding M24 family metallopeptidase: MTKVIPLESIQRRQKLLRAQLHSRRLNAYIVFSPENLRYLTGYTGEAACLLFSLDYCYLITDYRFVQQATTECQLTQIIERDRDAQSLGQCLAALCNEFHLTAIAFESDKVSVAQWQKIALDLAGYHCTPLNSCIEELRKKKEAWEVEQIRQAARIGDEALAIALRTLKLGVTEKAFATTLEYQLAQLGSEGIAFATIAVFGENTALPHGMPSQKSLADGDFITIDFGAVVNGYRSDMTRSYIYGSASDKQLALIQTVLKAQQAALNILRPGISACEANTRAQEILEASEFAQHAGPGLGHGLGLFLHEQPHIGAHCMDQLSSGFVVTVEPGIYIPNFGGARFEDDVLITHHGIEILTQAPKHYRLPHENN; this comes from the coding sequence ATGACTAAAGTAATTCCGCTCGAATCGATTCAGCGCCGGCAAAAGCTCCTCAGAGCGCAACTGCACTCGAGGCGACTTAATGCCTACATTGTTTTTTCACCGGAAAATTTACGCTACCTAACGGGATACACCGGCGAAGCCGCCTGCCTACTGTTTAGCCTCGATTATTGTTACTTAATAACCGACTATCGTTTCGTCCAACAGGCGACCACAGAGTGTCAACTCACCCAAATCATTGAACGCGACCGAGACGCCCAAAGCCTCGGCCAGTGTTTAGCTGCACTGTGTAATGAATTTCATCTGACCGCGATTGCTTTCGAAAGCGATAAGGTTTCCGTTGCGCAGTGGCAGAAGATTGCCTTGGATTTAGCCGGCTATCACTGCACGCCCTTGAATAGCTGCATTGAAGAGCTGCGAAAAAAGAAAGAGGCCTGGGAAGTTGAGCAGATTCGGCAGGCCGCGAGAATCGGCGATGAGGCCTTAGCCATCGCGCTTCGTACACTAAAGCTCGGCGTCACCGAAAAAGCCTTTGCCACAACCCTAGAGTATCAACTTGCGCAATTAGGCTCTGAGGGCATCGCCTTTGCCACTATCGCGGTTTTCGGTGAAAACACAGCACTGCCCCATGGCATGCCTAGCCAAAAGTCTTTGGCCGATGGCGATTTTATTACCATTGACTTCGGTGCTGTGGTTAACGGTTACAGATCTGATATGACACGAAGTTACATTTATGGCAGTGCCAGCGACAAACAACTCGCATTGATACAAACGGTATTAAAGGCCCAGCAAGCGGCCTTAAATATTCTCCGTCCGGGTATTAGCGCTTGCGAGGCAAATACCCGGGCTCAAGAGATACTTGAGGCATCGGAATTTGCACAGCATGCCGGCCCAGGCCTAGGGCATGGCCTTGGATTATTTTTACACGAACAGCCCCACATAGGCGCGCACTGCATGGATCAATTATCGAGCGGTTTTGTCGTTACCGTTGAACCAGGCATCTACATACCAAATTTTGGCGGCGCGCGCTTTGAAGACGACGTTCTGATTACCCACCACGGCATAGAAATACTGACTCAAGCGCCGAAACACTATAGGTTGCCCCATGAAAATAATTAG
- a CDS encoding GntR family transcriptional regulator gives MAIEYKTRTQVVVEAIRERILSGAIKAGEPLRQAALAEELNVSRIPVREALLQLEAEGLVRFEPHKGATATELNLEQIDELFELRAMLEADLLARSVPLLTDEDLAQAETILVELEAALKHENAADRWSALNTRFHMGLYKVDRPQTRDVVENLNKNADRYIRMHFLLAGGVKKAGPEHRELINACRAKDVKRACKCLTDHILGAKSEIRALLAAQEAKKSI, from the coding sequence ATGGCGATAGAGTACAAAACCCGAACTCAGGTTGTGGTGGAAGCCATCCGCGAGCGCATTTTGTCTGGTGCTATTAAGGCCGGCGAACCCTTGCGCCAAGCGGCCTTAGCAGAAGAGCTTAATGTTAGCCGGATTCCGGTGCGCGAGGCTTTACTGCAGCTGGAAGCCGAAGGCCTGGTTCGATTTGAACCCCACAAAGGAGCTACTGCCACCGAACTTAACCTTGAACAAATCGATGAGTTATTTGAGCTGCGCGCCATGTTGGAAGCGGATTTATTGGCCCGCTCAGTGCCATTGCTAACAGATGAAGATTTGGCCCAAGCTGAAACTATTTTGGTTGAGCTTGAGGCGGCGTTGAAGCATGAAAATGCAGCGGATCGTTGGTCTGCATTGAATACCCGTTTTCACATGGGCCTGTATAAGGTCGACCGCCCGCAAACCCGGGATGTGGTAGAAAATTTAAATAAAAATGCCGATCGCTATATTCGCATGCACTTTCTCTTGGCCGGGGGCGTTAAAAAAGCTGGGCCTGAACATCGCGAGTTAATTAACGCCTGTCGCGCCAAAGATGTGAAGCGAGCCTGTAAGTGTTTGACCGACCATATCTTGGGGGCCAAATCAGAAATTCGCGCACTCTTAGCTGCACAAGAAGCAAAGAAATCGATTTAA
- a CDS encoding RidA family protein — MNFSNIQTKLAAGFHWLALGAFICSMVYVSTATAADQVQRYPLENSNFPIAAAVEVSGGALIFESGKVPGPKDAKAEKYSAAYWGNTEEQSLDVLQQIEASLKSKGLGMGDVIKMTVFLVGDQAKGGQMDFGGMMKAYTQFFGTAAQPNLPARSAVQVAGLAVPGMLVEIEVIAYRSKK; from the coding sequence ATGAATTTTTCAAATATCCAAACAAAATTGGCAGCTGGTTTCCACTGGCTAGCCCTAGGTGCGTTTATTTGTTCAATGGTGTATGTATCTACGGCCACCGCTGCAGATCAGGTTCAGCGCTACCCCTTAGAGAATAGTAATTTTCCCATTGCAGCGGCAGTGGAAGTGAGCGGTGGCGCCCTTATTTTCGAGAGTGGTAAGGTGCCAGGCCCTAAGGATGCTAAAGCAGAAAAGTACAGCGCAGCCTATTGGGGCAATACTGAGGAACAAAGCCTGGATGTGTTGCAACAGATAGAGGCCTCGTTAAAAAGCAAAGGCTTGGGTATGGGCGATGTGATTAAAATGACGGTGTTTCTCGTGGGTGACCAAGCGAAAGGCGGGCAGATGGACTTTGGCGGTATGATGAAAGCCTATACACAATTTTTTGGCACTGCGGCGCAACCCAACTTGCCTGCGAGGTCGGCCGTACAAGTTGCGGGCTTGGCCGTGCCGGGTATGTTGGTGGAGATTGAAGTGATTGCCTATAGATCAAAAAAATAG
- a CDS encoding collagenase: MLSSLPVQKTCLSLACACSLLTFLGCGPTNEQQLVAFVPPGHWLPAPAPASSVLVNYHRCNSAWAIRHQSLTDQQVQQACDMMAQNEIKFHRLFPTDKKPVEHDYNHFMTANIYSNVDAYRAHAGDDFGISTDNGGMYLEGYPQWRDNAANFIAYQRDEGIWNLRHEMVHYLDGRFNIYGDFCSGLHDNHEGPEFCPEPSPLLPHLTWWTEGVAEYVAQGDSNPAAVALAQKDALALSDIFNNTTHSGVDRIYRWGYLAVRYMMEKQPEKVQQMLMFTRSGDFPRYQALVTQWGTSMDDDFYLWLEALE, from the coding sequence GTGCTTTCATCGCTACCTGTTCAGAAGACCTGTTTATCATTGGCTTGCGCCTGTTCGCTATTAACCTTTCTGGGCTGCGGCCCAACAAACGAGCAACAACTTGTTGCCTTCGTGCCACCCGGCCACTGGTTGCCGGCGCCTGCACCGGCGTCTAGTGTGTTGGTTAACTACCATCGCTGTAATAGCGCCTGGGCGATTCGCCATCAATCTTTAACCGATCAACAGGTACAGCAAGCCTGCGACATGATGGCGCAAAACGAGATAAAGTTTCACCGTCTATTTCCAACCGATAAAAAACCTGTTGAACATGACTACAACCATTTCATGACAGCCAATATTTATTCCAATGTCGATGCGTATCGCGCCCATGCGGGCGATGATTTCGGCATTAGTACGGATAACGGTGGTATGTACTTAGAGGGCTACCCCCAGTGGCGGGATAATGCGGCTAATTTCATTGCGTATCAGCGCGATGAAGGAATCTGGAATTTACGTCACGAAATGGTTCATTACCTTGATGGTCGCTTTAATATATACGGTGATTTCTGTTCCGGCCTGCACGACAACCACGAGGGCCCGGAATTTTGCCCAGAGCCGTCGCCTCTATTACCGCACCTCACCTGGTGGACGGAGGGCGTCGCGGAGTATGTGGCGCAAGGCGATAGCAATCCAGCCGCTGTAGCGCTTGCACAGAAGGATGCTCTTGCATTAAGCGATATTTTTAATAACACCACCCATAGCGGTGTCGATCGTATTTACCGCTGGGGCTATTTAGCGGTGCGCTACATGATGGAAAAGCAACCTGAAAAAGTGCAGCAAATGTTGATGTTTACTCGCTCTGGCGATTTTCCACGCTACCAGGCGCTGGTGACTCAATGGGGCACATCCATGGATGACGATTTTTATCTGTGGCTGGAAGCTCTTGAGTAA
- a CDS encoding META domain-containing protein: MQQRTKLAALLIAGASLGACNNTDGVGDMAMSLAGGYLGQYQITEIEGEAILADSKPELSLSEDGTVSGNTGCNNFSGKYEWVGTALSFGDMASTRKMCAPALMGQEQKLLGLLTSVKGAKLDGLDLVLTDGAKNPLVRAAKIQ; the protein is encoded by the coding sequence ATGCAACAACGCACCAAATTAGCCGCACTTTTAATCGCGGGCGCCAGCCTCGGCGCTTGCAACAATACAGATGGTGTAGGCGATATGGCCATGAGTTTAGCTGGCGGTTATTTAGGGCAATATCAAATCACCGAAATTGAGGGTGAAGCGATACTAGCCGATAGCAAGCCTGAGCTTTCATTGAGCGAAGACGGCACAGTCTCAGGCAACACCGGTTGTAATAATTTTTCGGGAAAATACGAGTGGGTGGGCACAGCGCTCAGCTTCGGCGACATGGCTAGCACTCGAAAAATGTGCGCACCCGCCCTGATGGGCCAAGAGCAAAAACTTTTGGGCTTACTCACCTCGGTCAAAGGTGCAAAACTCGATGGGCTCGACTTGGTGCTAACCGATGGCGCCAAAAACCCGTTGGTGCGTGCGGCCAAAATACAATAG
- a CDS encoding 4-hydroxyproline epimerase, with protein sequence MKQGTFFCIDAHTCGNPVRLVTSGHPELRGKTMSEKRLDFMSRFDWIRQALMFEPRGHAMMSGAFLYPACSENADFSILFIETSGCLPMCGHGTIGTVTAALESGLVKPKLAGQLIIDVPAGQLSVTYQMHGDRVSSVKLVNVPAFLYAKDLVAFVPGLGDISFDVAYGGNFYAIVEPQKNFPGVDQWSAAQVLQYSPLLRDAGRALQPFVHPLDPSLQGLSHVLWTGQPKTAGSHAANAVFYGEKAIDRSPCGTGTSARMAQRFARGLLGVGDSFVHESFIGSQFTGCIESITEVAGITAIVPSIEGWAHVFGANQICVDDRDPYAYGFEVI encoded by the coding sequence ATGAAACAAGGCACGTTTTTTTGTATCGATGCGCATACCTGCGGTAACCCCGTGCGGCTAGTGACCTCTGGTCACCCCGAGCTTCGGGGTAAAACCATGAGTGAAAAGCGGCTTGATTTCATGTCGCGTTTCGACTGGATTCGACAGGCGCTTATGTTTGAACCGCGTGGCCACGCCATGATGTCGGGGGCATTTTTATACCCTGCTTGTTCAGAAAATGCGGATTTTTCAATTCTGTTTATTGAGACCTCAGGCTGTCTTCCCATGTGCGGCCACGGCACCATCGGCACGGTAACAGCGGCTTTGGAGTCGGGTTTAGTGAAGCCGAAGTTGGCGGGTCAGTTAATCATTGATGTGCCGGCCGGGCAATTGTCGGTGACCTACCAAATGCATGGCGACAGAGTGAGCTCGGTCAAACTGGTGAACGTGCCTGCCTTTCTTTATGCGAAAGACTTGGTGGCGTTTGTACCCGGCCTCGGCGATATCAGTTTTGATGTTGCTTACGGCGGTAATTTTTATGCCATTGTCGAGCCACAGAAAAATTTTCCAGGCGTCGATCAATGGTCCGCAGCCCAGGTGCTGCAATACAGCCCGCTATTGCGCGACGCTGGACGGGCGCTTCAGCCGTTTGTTCACCCCTTAGATCCAAGTCTTCAGGGTTTGTCCCATGTGCTTTGGACGGGGCAGCCTAAGACAGCGGGGTCCCATGCCGCTAACGCGGTTTTTTATGGCGAGAAAGCCATAGACCGGTCGCCCTGTGGCACCGGTACCTCGGCACGCATGGCGCAGCGCTTTGCCCGGGGTTTGTTAGGTGTTGGCGATAGCTTTGTGCACGAAAGTTTTATCGGTAGCCAATTTACCGGCTGCATCGAATCGATAACAGAGGTTGCGGGCATCACAGCGATAGTGCCGAGTATAGAGGGTTGGGCCCATGTATTCGGTGCCAATCAAATCTGTGTCGACGACCGAGATCCCTATGCCTATGGCTTTGAAGTTATTTGA
- a CDS encoding NAD(P)/FAD-dependent oxidoreductase — protein MSDKIAIVGAGIIGICTALRALEAGHQVTLIDPQEPGSGCSAGNAGHFATEQVFPLADPALLTQIPAMLLNPHGPLAIRPRYFVKVLPWLWRFIWQMVSTKRRTNTKVLRTLCEAALPAWCSLLHLYDLEHHLILNGSLLVFETTPLKEIQMLQRHYQQEGVEVSLLNRQDLEKLEPELSNTVSHALFFERVGHTANPLALSQALYRKFIELGGSYLQEKVTALTLHQAQWQVNLEASQCCTQKPTSCFDTIVLCAGAHSKQLCGQLGYSVPLEAERGYHLNCVTKHLPQRPIASYERKFIMTPMSMGLRLAGTVEFAGVGAKPNPKRADGFYQHGCALWPRLVQIQDPRVEQNRWMGHRPSLPDSLPVISAAREKNLYFNFGHQHLGLTLAAISAEHVMQLVGANNSQQLDQKQDQNQEQNLDNNQSHWPGAPALSILRFHK, from the coding sequence ATGTCAGACAAAATTGCTATTGTTGGTGCTGGAATAATCGGAATTTGTACGGCGCTTAGGGCCTTGGAAGCCGGCCACCAAGTCACCTTAATAGACCCGCAAGAACCCGGCAGCGGCTGCTCAGCCGGCAACGCGGGTCACTTTGCCACCGAGCAAGTCTTCCCGCTGGCCGATCCCGCGCTATTGACTCAAATACCCGCCATGCTTCTAAACCCGCATGGCCCCTTGGCCATTCGCCCGCGTTATTTCGTAAAAGTACTGCCTTGGTTGTGGCGATTTATCTGGCAAATGGTCAGCACAAAACGCCGAACCAACACCAAAGTGCTGCGCACACTCTGTGAAGCTGCCCTACCCGCATGGTGCAGTTTGTTACACCTATACGATCTAGAGCACCATCTGATTCTTAATGGCAGCCTGCTAGTTTTTGAAACAACGCCACTAAAAGAGATTCAAATGCTGCAGCGTCACTATCAACAGGAAGGCGTGGAAGTCAGCTTGTTAAACCGGCAAGACCTGGAAAAGCTGGAACCAGAACTTTCTAACACCGTGTCCCATGCACTTTTTTTTGAACGCGTTGGCCACACCGCAAACCCACTCGCACTTAGCCAAGCACTTTATAGAAAATTTATTGAACTCGGCGGAAGCTATCTACAGGAAAAAGTAACCGCCCTAACCTTGCACCAAGCTCAATGGCAAGTAAATCTGGAAGCCAGTCAGTGCTGCACGCAGAAGCCCACATCATGCTTTGATACAATCGTTCTATGTGCCGGCGCTCACAGTAAACAGCTGTGTGGTCAACTAGGTTACTCGGTGCCTCTTGAGGCAGAGCGAGGCTATCACCTGAATTGTGTAACGAAACACTTGCCTCAAAGACCCATCGCATCTTATGAACGCAAGTTTATTATGACGCCCATGAGCATGGGTTTACGCCTAGCGGGCACAGTAGAATTCGCGGGCGTAGGTGCCAAACCTAACCCGAAACGGGCCGACGGATTTTATCAACACGGTTGTGCGCTTTGGCCTCGCCTTGTGCAAATACAAGACCCGAGAGTGGAACAAAATCGCTGGATGGGCCACAGGCCAAGCCTGCCCGATTCGCTGCCGGTTATTTCCGCTGCGCGAGAGAAAAATCTATACTTCAATTTTGGCCATCAACACTTGGGTTTAACCCTAGCGGCAATTAGCGCGGAACATGTCATGCAACTGGTAGGCGCAAATAACAGCCAGCAGCTCGATCAAAAGCAGGACCAGAATCAGGAGCAAAACCTAGATAACAACCAAAGCCATTGGCCCGGTGCACCGGCACTGTCGATTCTACGCTTTCATAAATAA
- the hutC gene encoding histidine utilization repressor — protein MNQPRYLTIKQALLRRIDAGELCAGDRVASENELAGEFSVSRMTARRALDELSEDGVLVRSQGLGTFVADERPNSNLVEIRNIADEIHQRGHVYRAQVLALNAVFANQKQARQLGVVVDTQVYFSRLLHFENDLPLQLEERWVNPSFAAGYLDQPFGVDDLTPSRFLNKMAPLTEADHLIEAVPASDFLREILHLAETEPCLKVSRRTFSSAGVVSYTHLYHPGSRFRLGGHINY, from the coding sequence ATGAATCAGCCCCGTTATTTGACGATTAAACAGGCCTTGCTGCGTCGCATTGACGCCGGTGAGCTGTGTGCCGGTGATCGGGTGGCCTCGGAGAACGAGCTGGCCGGCGAATTCTCGGTCAGCCGAATGACGGCCCGTCGCGCTTTGGATGAGCTCTCTGAGGATGGAGTGTTAGTCCGCTCCCAAGGCTTGGGCACCTTCGTGGCCGATGAGCGCCCGAACAGTAATTTGGTGGAAATTCGCAACATCGCCGATGAGATTCACCAGCGCGGCCATGTTTATCGTGCCCAGGTGTTAGCTTTAAACGCTGTGTTCGCGAACCAGAAGCAAGCTCGGCAGCTGGGAGTTGTGGTTGATACACAGGTGTATTTTTCCCGCCTACTTCACTTTGAAAACGACTTGCCATTACAGCTCGAAGAGCGCTGGGTTAACCCAAGCTTTGCCGCTGGCTATTTAGATCAGCCATTTGGGGTTGATGATTTAACCCCCAGCCGCTTTCTCAACAAAATGGCACCACTGACCGAGGCCGACCACTTAATTGAAGCAGTTCCGGCATCGGATTTTTTACGGGAAATTTTACACCTAGCCGAAACCGAACCTTGTTTGAAAGTTAGCCGGCGCACGTTTTCCAGTGCCGGTGTGGTGAGTTATACCCACTTGTATCACCCGGGCAGTCGCTTCCGTTTAGGTGGTCATATTAATTATTAA
- a CDS encoding dihydrodipicolinate synthase family protein: protein MSVNWKGVFPAVTTQFKADDSLDLSATQKMLDQLIDEGVHGIIVCGTVGENCSLSAAEKLQVLAAAQEVVAGRVTLLTGVAETTTAFAKDFAKQAEKIGLDGLMLLPGMVYRSTEREAIHHFQQVARHTALPIMVYNNPVTYGVDLGLDSMEILAAEKNIVAIKESTTDTRRITELYTRFDDRFGVFCGVDDIALESLMLGVTGWISGLTNVFPQESVAIFKLAQQGRYREALEIWRWFLPLLRLDTIPTLVQCIKFAEQLAGRGSERTRAPRLALTNTEKATVEKLYGEAMNSRIDLSKFGL, encoded by the coding sequence ATGAGTGTTAATTGGAAAGGTGTTTTTCCTGCTGTTACAACACAGTTCAAGGCCGACGACAGCCTTGATTTATCGGCAACGCAAAAGATGTTGGATCAACTCATCGACGAGGGTGTGCATGGCATCATCGTGTGCGGCACGGTTGGCGAAAACTGCTCGCTATCGGCTGCAGAAAAATTACAGGTGTTGGCAGCGGCACAGGAAGTTGTCGCAGGCCGCGTGACTTTGCTCACGGGGGTGGCAGAAACCACAACGGCATTTGCCAAAGATTTTGCCAAGCAGGCAGAAAAAATAGGCTTGGATGGCCTCATGCTATTGCCGGGTATGGTTTACCGTTCCACAGAGCGCGAGGCGATACATCATTTCCAACAGGTGGCTCGACATACGGCACTGCCTATCATGGTGTACAACAATCCGGTGACCTACGGCGTCGACTTGGGCCTTGATAGCATGGAGATTTTGGCCGCGGAAAAAAATATTGTCGCCATTAAAGAATCAACCACAGACACCCGTCGTATCACCGAGTTATATACCCGCTTCGACGATCGCTTTGGCGTTTTTTGTGGCGTCGATGATATTGCTTTAGAAAGTTTAATGTTGGGCGTCACCGGTTGGATCTCCGGTTTAACCAATGTGTTTCCGCAAGAGTCGGTTGCCATTTTCAAACTGGCACAACAGGGCCGATACCGAGAGGCGTTGGAAATTTGGCGTTGGTTCTTACCGTTATTACGCTTAGATACCATCCCGACCTTGGTGCAGTGTATTAAGTTTGCCGAGCAGCTCGCGGGGCGGGGTTCAGAGCGCACCCGTGCCCCGAGATTGGCACTGACTAATACAGAAAAAGCCACTGTAGAAAAACTCTACGGCGAGGCCATGAACAGCCGTATCGACTTGTCTAAATTTGGTCTTTAA
- a CDS encoding MFS transporter, which translates to MKFPRAFYIANTLEIFERLAWYGFFTVSSLYMSSPKSQGGMAFTDAERGFLQGLIPFLLYLFPVITGALADRYGYKRMFWISFFIMCPGYYLLGQAQGFWSFFFAFLAVAIGAACFKPVVLGTISRTTSAQNRGLGFGIFYTMINLGGFLGPFVAGYVRAISWEWVFIMSACWIAINMLILGLFYREPENEACKEIKLDDRKSKDSRSLKVVLVEAQEVLGNARLAFLLIPLIIGLLACVKFNVDISYYIYAALCWLGINLIWSQWVKINENASLTNSSHRNPLHNSPKRPFDELPSGKWYQQPIVIGEANFLLYLLILAGFWTVYNQLFFTLPLYIRDFVDTSDLVRALYTIHPNLANFMAQVNVEQLSSIIETLDWNRPAGEIRSSLTHYKILLPIELVESTRTAIASGILEPQFLAKNWAQQYRQINPEYIINLDFGAIILFQIVLSQWLQRFSSLKVIALGTVVLALANLIGGLAHMVVLSGFMVVAGVLVFALGEMVASPKSQEYIAALAPANKAAVFMGYYFVSMALGMLFGGLLSGWAYGTLAHAKQAPYLMWGLFALIGLVSAAALFIFQARLLNDKTMN; encoded by the coding sequence TTGAAATTTCCCCGAGCTTTTTACATCGCCAATACCCTAGAGATTTTTGAACGCCTCGCTTGGTACGGTTTTTTTACTGTGTCGTCGCTGTATATGAGCAGCCCCAAAAGCCAAGGCGGCATGGCGTTTACCGATGCCGAGCGCGGTTTTCTTCAGGGCTTGATTCCCTTTCTGCTTTATCTATTTCCTGTTATCACAGGTGCCCTCGCCGATCGCTATGGCTATAAGCGCATGTTTTGGATTTCGTTTTTTATTATGTGCCCCGGCTATTACCTGCTCGGCCAAGCACAAGGCTTCTGGTCTTTCTTTTTCGCCTTTCTCGCCGTTGCCATTGGCGCGGCCTGTTTTAAACCCGTCGTGCTCGGCACCATTAGTCGCACCACCTCAGCGCAAAACAGAGGCCTAGGTTTTGGCATTTTCTATACCATGATCAATTTAGGCGGATTTCTCGGCCCCTTCGTTGCCGGCTACGTACGCGCAATAAGCTGGGAATGGGTGTTTATCATGTCTGCCTGTTGGATAGCGATCAACATGCTCATACTCGGGCTATTTTATCGCGAGCCTGAAAACGAAGCGTGCAAAGAAATAAAACTCGATGACAGGAAGAGCAAGGACTCGCGTAGCCTAAAAGTCGTATTAGTAGAAGCACAGGAGGTGCTTGGAAACGCTCGATTAGCCTTTCTGTTAATCCCTCTGATTATAGGATTATTGGCCTGCGTAAAATTTAATGTCGATATTTCCTATTACATTTATGCAGCGCTGTGTTGGCTTGGCATTAATTTAATCTGGAGCCAGTGGGTTAAAATCAATGAAAACGCTAGCTTAACCAACAGTTCCCACCGAAATCCACTCCACAACTCGCCAAAAAGACCTTTCGACGAGCTCCCAAGCGGCAAATGGTACCAACAGCCGATCGTCATAGGCGAGGCAAATTTTTTACTGTATCTGCTCATTCTGGCCGGCTTCTGGACCGTGTATAACCAACTTTTTTTCACACTGCCGCTGTACATTCGCGACTTTGTCGACACCTCAGACCTCGTTCGCGCACTGTATACCATACACCCTAACCTCGCCAACTTCATGGCTCAGGTCAATGTCGAGCAACTCAGCAGCATAATTGAAACACTCGACTGGAATAGACCGGCGGGCGAGATTAGATCAAGCCTCACACACTACAAAATTTTGCTGCCCATAGAATTGGTTGAATCAACCAGAACGGCCATCGCCAGTGGCATACTCGAACCGCAATTCCTAGCAAAAAATTGGGCCCAACAATACCGGCAAATAAACCCGGAATACATTATCAACCTCGACTTTGGTGCCATTATTTTATTTCAAATTGTATTAAGCCAGTGGCTACAGCGTTTCAGCTCGCTCAAGGTTATCGCCCTAGGCACCGTTGTTCTCGCCTTGGCAAACTTAATCGGCGGGCTAGCCCATATGGTTGTGCTGAGCGGCTTCATGGTGGTAGCTGGCGTCCTAGTGTTCGCTTTGGGCGAAATGGTTGCGTCACCCAAAAGCCAAGAATATATTGCCGCCCTCGCTCCCGCGAATAAAGCCGCGGTATTTATGGGCTATTACTTTGTGTCTATGGCCTTGGGCATGTTGTTTGGCGGCTTGTTATCGGGTTGGGCTTACGGCACCTTGGCGCACGCCAAGCAAGCACCCTACCTCATGTGGGGTTTATTCGCGCTCATAGGGTTAGTCAGTGCCGCAGCGCTATTTATATTCCAGGCTCGCCTGTTAAATGATAAAACCATGAATTGA